From a region of the Synechococcus sp. RS9916 genome:
- a CDS encoding CsgG/HfaB family protein, with translation MSRSPLSGLVLAGIMPLALGLPGTVQAQVRGVAPRQPVTVAVKEITNNASGVWWWSPRVSKQLTDMLSNELKATGNFTLVERAGLKKVLDEQELAELGITRQSTAPKRGMVTGAKYYVLGAVSDYQQGTETKSGGGGFNIMGFGQRKSSSESKAYVALDVRVVDTTTGEIAYSRTIEGKATSKSESKSTSGGLYGLSFSDSQSSSNKVPASKAVRAAMIEVSEYLNCVLYLRNSCIAEYDRKEQRRREATKDVLEF, from the coding sequence ATGTCTCGCTCCCCCCTGTCTGGTCTGGTCCTCGCAGGAATCATGCCCCTGGCCCTGGGCCTTCCCGGGACTGTTCAGGCCCAGGTTCGTGGCGTTGCTCCACGTCAGCCCGTGACCGTGGCGGTGAAGGAGATCACCAACAACGCCAGTGGCGTGTGGTGGTGGAGTCCGCGCGTGTCGAAGCAACTCACCGACATGCTGTCGAATGAACTCAAAGCAACCGGCAACTTCACACTTGTCGAACGCGCTGGCCTCAAGAAAGTGCTCGATGAACAGGAGCTTGCCGAACTCGGCATCACACGCCAGAGCACCGCTCCCAAAAGAGGCATGGTGACGGGGGCGAAGTATTACGTGCTGGGAGCTGTCAGCGATTACCAGCAAGGCACGGAGACCAAAAGCGGTGGTGGAGGCTTCAACATCATGGGCTTCGGGCAGCGCAAATCATCGAGCGAAAGCAAGGCTTACGTCGCCCTCGATGTGCGTGTGGTTGATACCACCACAGGGGAAATTGCCTACAGCCGCACCATTGAAGGCAAGGCCACCTCAAAATCTGAGTCCAAGTCAACCTCTGGGGGTTTGTATGGCCTCTCCTTTAGCGATTCCCAGTCATCGTCCAACAAGGTGCCCGCATCCAAGGCCGTGCGTGCGGCCATGATCGAGGTGAGCGAATACCTCAACTGCGTGCTCTATCTGCGCAATAGCTGCATTGCTGAATACGACCGCAAAGAGCAGAGGCGTCGCGAAGCCACCAAAGACGTTCTCGAATTCTGA
- a CDS encoding Nif11-like leader peptide family natural product precursor — protein MTTKHLLLESKSTPTINLMSSEQLKAFLEKAKSDKSTIEKLSKAEDAETVISIARELGFNISAEEIQKSRSEISESELEAVSGGRIEFDGRVFGACVVVSHMVMN, from the coding sequence ATGACAACAAAACACCTGCTGCTAGAAAGCAAAAGTACACCAACAATCAATCTAATGTCATCCGAACAGCTCAAAGCCTTCCTGGAAAAGGCCAAGTCCGACAAATCGACTATCGAAAAATTAAGCAAAGCAGAAGACGCCGAAACGGTGATTTCCATCGCTCGCGAGCTAGGCTTCAACATCTCGGCAGAAGAAATACAGAAATCTCGATCAGAAATTTCCGAATCCGAGCTAGAGGCAGTTTCCGGAGGACGAATTGAATTTGACGGAAGGGTCTTTGGCGCCTGCGTAGTCGTCTCACATATGGTCATGAACTAA